In the Anaerolineales bacterium genome, GTCGCTGACGATCAACCACACACCGGTGAGCCCGCGCGCCAACAGCGGTTTTAGGAAGTTCCGCCAGTGGATGCCCGCTTACCCAAGAACACCGAAACGCCCAAAAACCGCCGCTTCCTCTCAAAAATTACAGCCACGGTGACCTGGACGGTCGCTTCTTGGGTTTGGCCCTCCTTGCCGCTCTTTTTCATAGCGTGCGCCCAGAAGCAGGTATACCATTTCCCCGATCGTGAGGTAGATCGCCCCAAAACCGGTTTTGGCTTTCATTTTGGGGTGATTTGTGTTTGCCTGATTATAATTATTGGTATATAGTAGTAATTGTTTCCGTCAACGGATTTTTAGAAAAGGAGAAAAAATGAGACTTACACCCCCAAAGGCCATTACTTTCTGGATTTCCGTTGTTTTAGCCGTAATTGGTTTTATTGGTGTCATTGTTTCGATTCCTTTCATTTCTACTTACGCTTTCTGGTTCCTCTTTGCAGGATACGTTGTTTTAGTCCTGGGCCTTTTGGTCAAAGGGCTCTGATCTTCGGCATTTCTTTGACGGAAACAATCACAGAACCCCTTATTGTTTGGGGTTCTGTTCATGAACAACTGCCCATTATATTTTCCCTTTTCGAGTATTCTTTTTTAAAATCCAAGGACTGGCGGGTAAGCCGCCTGGCCAGCCGTGCAAGATTAGACCCGCCATTTTTACCGACTCTCCGAAAAACTTACCGACGAAAATTCCAAGCGAAAAGCCAAGCCGTCCAGAACCCGGTTATTCAGCGCAATGAATTTTTTGATTGTTATTTGTGGTTTCGTAAAAACAACAATGTCCGCTTCCAGGCAAGTTCGGCTTCTTTGCGGTTAAATCGATCTTTGCGATTAAGTTCAAAAAACCAATGTTTTGTTCCTTTATATGTGTAAAAATCGACTTCACGCCCTCGTTTCTGCAATAGCTTCCTGAGCTTTTCTACACCTGATGCAGCGAACCATTCGTCTTTCTCTGCAAAATGTCCTTGATACGACGCCCGTGTTTTTGAATAATCAATAATACTCGTACCATAATAAATAACCACCTCTGATATGGATTTGGGGTTTGCTTCGGATAATTCCAATGCGAATCTGGCGCCCATGGAAAATCCGATTACCGATAGGGTATCCCTTGTGACAAAGCCGGAATGACGCAATTCTTCGACAGTTGATCGCAAAGCGCCAAAAACCTTTTTTTGGTTTAATTTGGCTTTAAAAGCATATGCTTCTTTGAAGGAAGATGCGTGTTTACCTCCGTAATAGTCGGATGTCCAAACCACATAGCCATTTCTTGCCAAACGCGTGGATAAGTTTTTAAAGAAATCATTTAATCCCCACCAAGCCGGAAGCAGCATTATTGCTGGGCCTGTTCCCGATTTTGGCAATGTCAACAATCCGGACTTTATTGATGTTTTCATTTTTCCATCCAAGGATCGGCACCTAGCCGGCCGAATGTGTACGACAGGGACTTCATTATACAAGGGTTTTTCGAAATGCGCGCCAACGCAAGCACCATTGTAAAAATCGGATCCGTCGCCGGGGGGAAGCGGCGATTGCTCGCCGCTTTCCCCCCGCGCCCGGACGTGTACGATTCACTCATCGGGTTCTTCCGCAGCCAAGGGCTAACCGGTGCATTGCGGCTTACGGCGCAAAGCAGGTGCGGTCCCCGCAGAACGTTTCAGTTTTTTTCATGGACGATATGCGGTATTGGGAACGGGCGGATGCCTTGAAAAGCATCAAACCGCATCCGCGGGATGAATCTCTTTTGGTTTCGTTTGTAAACCCAGGTTCTCCACGGCCTTTCGGCATGCCCAGGCGCCGCTTCCAACAAATGGAGATCCCCGCGAATCCTGTAGCGTTTTATCGCCTCTGAGGATCAGGCTAGGGCGTCGGTAATGCTCACCCATTCAGCGCTGCCGGTAGTCCCGTTGCCATGATCAGATCTTAATCGGTGCACGACTCAGATCCTTCCGGAGGTTTTTTTCGTCCTGTACCCGGGTTGTGTGTTCTCCCAAAAGCGTCGTACCTCCGCCAAAGGCCGGTCATGTCTTGCGCCGGGTGAGGCGTTAAGTATTCGCAATTTCTTCTTTTCCCTTCCCCACAAAATATTGACTTTACCCTTTGGCCGCACGGCGCTTGGCAATTCCCATACAGCAACTTACGAAGAATATCACTATTCTATTCTCGTCCCCCAATCGTTCAATCATGCTCCTCTCCCCGTGGATTGACAAACGTTTGTTTCCTTGTGCGGATTAATCCGTACGGATAACAGTTAAGCGGCGAGTTCAGTTTTTTCCCCGTCCCCCCTTGGGTAAATCTGATAGAAATCCGCCAGAACCTGCCAGTGTTCTTTCCTAGGAGCTTTCCCCGAACCATGCTAAACGACGGCCGCAGGCAATCATCTGATTACGAAATGATAGCGCCCATGGTAATTGCGGTGGAAG is a window encoding:
- a CDS encoding dienelactone hydrolase family protein, which produces MKTSIKSGLLTLPKSGTGPAIMLLPAWWGLNDFFKNLSTRLARNGYVVWTSDYYGGKHASSFKEAYAFKAKLNQKKVFGALRSTVEELRHSGFVTRDTLSVIGFSMGARFALELSEANPKSISEVVIYYGTSIIDYSKTRASYQGHFAEKDEWFAASGVEKLRKLLQKRGREVDFYTYKGTKHWFFELNRKDRFNRKEAELAWKRTLLFLRNHK